In Lampris incognitus isolate fLamInc1 chromosome 13, fLamInc1.hap2, whole genome shotgun sequence, the genomic stretch ggaaaaatggtcaAGTGTAAGAATCAGAGTGAGTTTgccaagggccaaattatgatAACTAGACAactaggtcagagcatctccaaaagagcaggtcttgtggggtgttctcagtatgcagtggtcagtacctaccaaaagaggtccaaggaaggacactgGTGAACCAGCGAAAGGgtaatgggcacccaaggctcactgatgtgcgtAGGGAGCTAAGGCTAGCctatctggtccgatcccacaggagcgctactgtagctcaacttgctgaaaaagttaatgctggctatgataggtgTCATagtacatcacagcttgctgcgtataaATCCAGACCGGTCATAGGGCCCATGTTGACCACTCTCCAAcatcaaaagtgcctacaatgggcacgtgagtgtcagaactggaccatggagcagtagaAGAAAGTAGCCTCGTCTGATGAATCAtgatttcttttacatcatgtggatggccaggtgcgtACGCCTCATTTACCtaaggaagagatggcaccaggatgcactatgggaataaggcaagccggcggaggcattGTGATGCTCTGTGAAATGTTCTGCTGGgataccttgggtcctggcattcatgtggatatcAATTGGACATGTGCCACCtatctaaacattgttgcagaccaaatacaccccttcatggcaacgatattccctgatggcagtggcctctttcagcaggataatactccctgccacactgcacacattgttcaggaatggtttgaggaacatgacaaagagtttaacgtgttgccttggcctccaaattccccagatctcaatccgatcgagcatctgtgggatgtgatggaaaaacaagtctgatccctGAAggtcccacctcgcaacttacaggacttatagGATCtgttgctaacatcttggtgccagatgtcagaggacaccttcaggggtcttgtggagttcATGCCTTGATGGGCCAGAGCTGTTTTTGCGGTATGAGGGGGACCTactcaatattaggcaggtggttttaatgttttggctaattggGTGTATATTTCTAGAGTACAccgcaaaagaaaaaaataaaacaactgtCCCAATTCTTTCACCATTAACTTATATATTGACACACACATGTAATATACCAGGAACACAGACTAGCTAGAAGTCAATGCAGCGACCTCTTCTCTCCCAGTCTCCATAGCGTGTGGGCTCAGGACCTCTGGGGCCACCTTTCTCCTTGGTCTCAGGATTCACATCATCTGGAAATTCTACAAGAATAATTATTTCATTTTTGAATGTGCAGTGATATGTGCAGCATATGTAAAATCCCTTAGTTCACTAGACTTTTTAATGTAACCCTTTTACCAACCTGTTGTTGGACAACAGAAAAGACATCCTGTACAGATATACAGATATCTGCACAGATGCTACTCATTTGCATTTTCACAGGCTAGTCAAAACATATACTAACTACAATGTAAGCAATaaagatgtttgtttttttgcgttTAAATGTACTAGTAAATCTTTTGCAGACTTGTAATTGTCAGTTTCCGGGCTGACATTTGGATCAATAATAGATTGCAGTTTCTGGAATGAGTGAAAGGTTAATTTCATGCAACTTTCTCACTTTCAAGAACATCCTTGCTCTTCTCCTCGCTCATGTCAAAACGGCCCTGTGGGGTTTTGGC encodes the following:
- the sdhaf4 gene encoding succinate dehydrogenase assembly factor 4, mitochondrial, whose product is MYLARLCVSTTKPCVSKNLVLDSGFTRCSRLVSGAVKDKEPLRKAKTPQGRFDMSEEKSKDVLEKFPDDVNPETKEKGGPRGPEPTRYGDWERRGRCIDF